The Pseudochaenichthys georgianus chromosome 20, fPseGeo1.2, whole genome shotgun sequence genomic interval CATTTTCTGCCAGTAAAGTAGAGAACTCACTCTTCTCTAGGATTAACATGTCCTTCTTTACAGATGCTATTTGAGACATCAAACGCTGCAACATGATCTCCTGCCAAAATCACACAACACAAAAGTTCATTTTTAAAACCATATAAAGAACAAGTAAACAAATGAAAGAAATACAGAATGTGTATTCAGGTGTTTCTTTTATATTACACTTTGACATTACATATACATTATTTAATCATTTACACCATGCGCTCtggaatataaaaacaatactGGTATGGTGACCTTTACAGCACTAAAGGCACAgcctgaatgaaacacagagaagaaACAAAAAGGGCTGACATAATGCTTACTTTTGTATCGACAGTATATGTAAAATAACAAACCTCCTCCGACAGCCTCACCTGCTGCACTTTGGTCACCATGTCACTATAAATGACATCCATGTTAGAAGTTGTCATCTTCACCAGTATTTTTACAATCACCTCAGCTTGCTGAGTTGTGAAGCCTGTTCAAAGAAAATATATTCATTTTTGGGGGGAAATTCAACAGCTTCTTAATAATAGAGGAAGCTTAAATATTGtgacgtttttttaaataacaaaaGCATTCAAACCATTTTCCTCAAAGAGTCGTACCACTGCATGGGTGTCAAAAAGCAGCTTCCCACCTTCAGACTTTGGTACAGATCGATCTAAATGCTGGAGAGCTGGGATGGACGTACTCAGCCCTGAAATCAATGATAAGAAGATATAAGTGAAGAAACTAAGCATTACCTGGAGACCAAAACTGTAAATGTCCTAAATGTCATGGACATTTCAGGTGTGATGACACACCTGAAAAATTGGAGGCCAGGTtgcatattatgtaaatacagTCAGTGTGTGATGTGGGTACATGTTTCTATTGAAAACTTTGCAGATTTAGCATCAGGGTTTTGCTTATGCAACACGGATGAGTTGTTACTGGAGAAGTTTGTATTTGGTGCACTTCAATTAAACAATGAatgcgttttttttttttaaatgaatgacAGCTGTGCAATTAAGCCCTTAATTTATGTTTGACTTAGcgttttaattcaaattaccAGAGCAGACAGGAAGTCGACTTTTataaaaagctgtttgccaaacaccattaaaaaaacagaagagaacttttattttgaaactcaacAAAGAGGTCCAAGTCATGATAAATCCCATGAAGTGAACAGTGACGACTTATTTTACAGTCCCATTATCTGAGAATAATTTATGCAAAGTTTCGCATTGGGGGTTTCAAAATGGGCACATAGAAAAGGTACCCTTTCTTTGAGGTATTTAAATGCGCCTGCACTGCATTCAAGCACAACCTAGGACTGTGTTATTATGTGAAGTAGAGTTACCGGTGTTTGAGAGTCAACAGCGAGGTGCCATACTTCAACTGTTGGTCAACAGACCATGAACTGAGATAACTTACCTCTTGCAGTCATGTATGTCCCTGCAGAAAGATGTACAATCTTTTGCCCCGCGTGTCTCCCTCTCCATACCGGCTTCTCAAAGCTCCTGAAAGGTTGAGTGATGATACACCGGACACACGGCAGTGTGTTGGCAGCAGTCAAACAAGACATGTTTGAGGAAATGGTCGCTGTCATAACACTGTTAACTCTGCCTTGATTGAAAGAAAGGTCATACCACTTTTCTTGGTGGTTAACACCGAGTTTGAGTCGCGAATGGCACTGTTTTAGCACCATTGTCAAAGTTAGTGTTCAGCTAGCAGCTGGCCTGTACTTCAGTTTGTTAATATCGTCAGCATATCAATAACCTCTCTATCGGGGCTGTATTGCAACTTTTCACCCAGCTATTACCGCCGCCCGACACACCCGCATAATGACTAAAGACAGGCAGAGGACGGGAAACTTCCACATTTCCGGtcacacatttcaaaataaaactcaCTTTTCACAAACGCTACCTAAATCACTTTGGACTGGAGACAGACTtatcaaaaagaaaatcaatcatttaaaatgtttattttatcatCTCACAATTTTAAGCTCTGTTTGTAAATAATAACGTATGATAAGTTTTGACCATGCAGTATCTACAGTATCTCAGAATCTATAAGGCTCACACTCACAGACTGGTTCAGATCTTATTGTAGCTTATTGACCTGTTAAGAagggaaataaaacaaaaaatatatacatttatatatatatatatatatttggtgATTACGGTTCAAGTCAATGAGAATGAATGGAACAGCAGGGTGTGATATTACATCAGTTCTCTACTGCTCATTATGTTATAAGTTATACTGAATCAAAAAAGCTTTAGTCATTGTAAGTGAATATTCTGCTTGTTACAGTATATCATCTACAAAGCATAAGAGCCTATACATTTTCTCAATGGCAACAAGATACAAAATGTGACAGGTGGGTGTACTAGAACAAAGGGAATCCATCTTCAGACAATTGGGTATGTAAACTCAAACACCTGTCTTATACTTTACTAGTTATATTAGAAACCAATTTTAACTGGCAGTCTTGTatttttttgtcacttcatgttcACCATGACAGTATGGTAACTGAGTATTTACTTCTATTAATCGCAAACTGGTTTGCATCCAGATTAATTTCAGTGTATATTTAGACAAATTGTCCTATGCATAACAAGCAAATTGAGTTGCTTATACAAAAGTTAACCTTTTTAAAGGAACTTGTTAGAAAGAActactgtaggcctacttgcAGTGGATATTTTTCAGCAATTTTTTTGTTGCTGAGgtttaacagaaaaaacaagtaGAGCTTATTAAGGTTTTGCTCATGAGAAAAAGACAATACAAATAGATAAAGTGGCTACCACCAAAACAACAGCAACCAGCAATAAGAGCACAAATAATTTTCTGCGCTGGTGTAGATGCTGGTGTCCAGGCTGCTCCTCATCGACTGAGAGCAGGGAGGCGCTGTCCGTGCTGCTCAGCGGGTCTGGATACTGTGGCCCATGGGGCTCCACCATCCAGCGCAAAACGTTGACTTTCATCTCCATGTCATCGATCATGTGGTCAAGTTGGCTGATATCCTTCTCCATGGTGCTGCGCTCATGGCTCTCGAACTCAGCAGGAAGGGATGTGCTCTGAGGTTGGTTCAGGTCTGGCACACTGAGCGCACGGGCTGCTACCTCACTGCCTCCTCCTGCATTACCAACATTTAAAATTGGTAAATACTTCAGTTTTATTTCAGTAAAAGAAGGCATTGGTAGGCTACTGTGTCACAAGTAAATACTGTTTTTTACAACAGTCATTCAATAAATCCTACCCTCATGGAGGTTATAATGTTCAGATTCTGTTAAAACTGTTTTGGAGTAGGATTTAGTGCACGACTGCTGTATTAAAATGCATTCATTTTAGCTTACTTTGCATTACTATTTTGCTAGCCAAAGTTTTTTCACATTGATATATAATTCAATACAATGGTTTGATCAGTGTCACTGTCAGGGCTATACTTTAATTTACCTTGTAGGCCATTTTGCACCCGTGTCTCCTTTTTGGACAGAGAGAAGATGTCACCCATGTTGAAAACTTTGCACATGTCAACATGGAAGAGCTCTAGGCTGGAGGAGAAGCCCACCCAAAGGATCTCCATCTCCTTACGTTGCTCTTCAGGCAGGCTCTTGTCTCGGAGATGTGAGGTCAGATGACTACGGATGGCCATGGCCAACCTTTGGGCCTTTTCTCGCGTTTGTCGCAACTCATCCCGCAGCTGCAAGCTGTCTGTGCATCCACCAACACATGTGGCCAACACGCGGTAACATGCTACAAcctgtttgaagaaaaaaacaaagatTTCGTTTTTGCTAATTAATAAATTAAAGGGATAGAGTGAATTTAAAGCTGTGTGCTACTTAATTAAGGTGATTATATATATTAAGCACTAAGCAGTGTTTCACTGCTAATATATAATTACCTTCTGGTAGCATGGGGTTGAAAAACGTCAACAACTCAGACCTGAATACTGTCTAATCTACTGGCTTTGGAAGCTTGAATATTTTCTCTGTAACTCAAAGTTTGTTTGTAACCGCAACATCCAATTTGTTTTGTATCAGTATACATGCTCCTGCTTAGCCCAGCACCTGATTGAGTATACAGACCACTAATCACTTGTTATAAAAAGGTACGTCTGCGCTCTCAAGAACTTCCCGCTTATGTTGTATGTTTAAAAGCCAATGTTAACCAAACAAATCTTGCTAGAAGTTTTTTATTAtaagaaaaaatacttattttaggaTTGGTAacagttattataaatattctTATGTGATTCAAAGCCAAATGTATCAATAACTGGGAAATGTGAAAAGTCGGACAGTTCCTCTTTTATGATCAAATTCATATCATATGTTAACAGTGTTTTATTAACAGGCATGAGATAAATCCTGATGGATTAGCAGGAGTGGTTCCagtgaaaaatattaaaatTAATCTCATTATCATTGATCTATTTCTAGATAAGCCATAACAACCTTGTGTACTCAAGAGCGAGGATAGATGAGACGGGAGACACAAAGATGACTACAATTATGCCATTTGTAAAATGTGGATACTGTAAGTATTCATTTCCAGACAGTATTTTTACCATTTGTATTTTAATGTAccctatatacagtatattgccTCATCTTGTCTGAATTGCCCACTTTGAGTCATTGTATATAACTTCAATTGTTCACAGCATGCAACACTGTACCTATAAGGGCaagctaaaataaatacattaactacATGCTGACGACAGTGAAAAAAAGGTCATGGTAAAATAGAGTTAAAACAACTGCATTCATGTCTATGAAGGCATTGCCATTGCATTATCCAACATACTGGAACAGTCACAAAGATTCAGTGGACCAAGAAATCCTTTGGAGAGTGCTTTTTTAGCCATAGGGTGAAAAGAAGATTCTTAGATGTCTTGTGCAGGGTATATTCAGTCTAACACAAGTACAAAAAAATACCATTATAAAGAGTGAGTAACTGCTggcgaaaacatttaaattgtcAACTCAGTTGCAATAACTATTATTTTGTAAAGTAAGACGTAACAAATAATTGCTTATAACGAACAGTGGATTATTAATGTGTACAAATATTCCATATGTCCTTTTTGACATtaacaattacattttttaaagcaGAACTTAATTACAACATTCTTTTTGTCTTATGTCAACAGTCAAAGCTGAAATGTAAAAACAGTTGAAAGTTGGAGATGTTTACCTTTATTAAAGAATCCACCAGAGCCTTTCCATCAACCAAAGCCTTGTCTTTGCCAACTGTGCCATCATCACCTACTTTGTTATTTATAAGTGGCATGAGGATGACTTGTCCAAGAGTCTGGCCAGATTTTATTCCAAGTTGCCCTCTATTTCTCCAGCTGCCCCTGCACCTCTTCTTCCCCTGGATGATGCTTCATTCAATGGCTGAGGGTTGAGTTAAAATCCCAAATCTGCATCATGCACAACAAAACTCCACTCCCATGACAAGTTGCAATTACGGATGACAAAACATATTTCGGATGCTAAAAAGTGTCCCAAAAGAGAAGCCAGAAAAGTaggaaaaaaaagtaatatagtgATGCGACTCTTAAGCAAGATGCTAAGCCTGTGATTGACCCCCTTGCACTGACGCAGGTCAAGACGAAGAGCTAATCTCATTAAATACCACtgagacaagagagagagaagagcagCTGTCTCTACCACAATGCCACTCTCACTAACTGAGAGGAGGCTACGCTCAGTTACCTCAAGCACATAACACTGCTTACAACTCAGTCACTTATAAAAAGGTCCACATGGTATATAAAAGATTTACGCGAATGGAGGAAGTGTTACTCCTATTGGTTAAGAATGAAGGTATCTTACTGACAAAGTGTAAAGATAGACCAATAGGCAAATGAAATAGTGATGCACTTAAGAAATTGAACATAGTATAGGCCTACATGGTTTCTTTGTCCCTTCACAACCTTTTGTGGTTCATTTCCCCCTCAGGCTGTAGATAATGTATGGCCTCATTTTGAACAGATTGATAAAAGGTTTGGCATGTTCAAAGCATAAATTCCCTGGCGTGACATTTCTTTAGTGTAACATGATTTCTATGTCAAAAAGCACAGCTTGTGGCCATGCAGGACTATATTCAAATGGTGCTGAGAAGTTAAGTTGTCCATATTATGAGGAAAATATATTGTAAATGATAAGACGAAGGACTTCATTCTTagcaattacatttttattgaaaactaaaaaacacataattacataacacacaatctgaataaaataatgttatGCTTGCCATTTCCTTTCCAGGTACCCTAAAGCTGTCCATGTATAGTTTTTTAAAACCCAAATGATAAAATCTGTATCCAGATACTGGGCTTTTTAGGGGTGTGCAGTTTTTCTCGGCGTTCGGGTAGTTGAAGTCTTTCGTGGAGAAGTCACAGCGTCCCTGATGTTAGCGAGCAGGCCTCTTTTGGGTCTGAGCTGGGAAAGCGTCGCCAGTTCTGATTTCAGTGAGGCGATCTCCCGATCCTTGGCAACGTTCTGCCATAGGATTTCCTCCATTGATTcggtctaaaaaaaaaaaataaaaaaaaaaaatccaaattATATTCAGCAATAATTCAGCAATAAGTCTTATGTTGGATCTGGTCACGGCTGAAATGTATTATTCTTAAAATGCATTATAAGTGCAATTTGCCATACGTTGTATTTTCTTATCACCTCACCTGATCCTTGGACGTTCTCTGTAAATCATCCAATTCAGACGATTTCTCCAGGTAGCCATCTCTGGTGTTCTCAAGTGTTACATTGATATCCTTCAGCCTTTTCTCTAGGCAAATGATCAACTGACCCAAAATAATGTGAAAATGATCACACAACCAAACCAACATTTAATTGGGACGCAGAATTATTGTATTCTTGTTACCTGTTGTTTATCCTCACAAATGCTGTCAATGGCACATTTTTCTTTGTAGAGATGTTTGCATCGATCATCCCCTGTGGGAAAAGAAAGTGTGACATTTATATCCCTTAAAACAaaagttaaatgaaagaagatgGACAGGAGAGCATACAACCAATATTCATACCAGAGGGTATTTCCTAAGAAAGGACAGTGCCGAGACATCTTTATGAATAATATACCAACCTGCTGCTTCTGTTGATTTATATGGATGAGTCTGACACGACTGGTCCACTGTTGGAACTGCACACAATCCTCCGATACTGGACGTTAAACCCTCCAACTCAGAAACTTTGCGCTTCAGGGTCTTCACAGGAAGTAAGACAGAAATGTGAAGTTTTATTGacaacccaaaaaaaaaaatctgactgCTCGTCAGGGGATATACCATACATAGCCAATTTGACAAACATTTCAACGCCTGAATATCGGAATTTGAGCAGTGCCTGATTGCATTACATACCTCTACTTTATCCTGTTCAGCAATAAACTCATCAAAAGGTACGTAGTCATCTTCCAGATTGTTCATCGCACTCTGGTAGGCATGCTGTCTGATAGCATCCTTGTAAATCTCAAAAGTGTTCTCCAGCTTTTCTTCAAAGCTCTCCTTCAGCTCTTCTATCTGTCGACTACACAATCCAAGCAAACCTTGATTAATAAGTTTAGTTTCATTTTTACTTTGACAAAGGTTCACTAAGGGAAGTTGTTGCTGACCAAGGACCTTAGTTGCATATATGAGAGGGTTATGCATTTAGAACAAAT includes:
- the rgs9bp gene encoding regulator of G-protein signaling 9-binding protein, with product MPLINNKVGDDGTVGKDKALVDGKALVDSLIKVVACYRVLATCVGGCTDSLQLRDELRQTREKAQRLAMAIRSHLTSHLRDKSLPEEQRKEMEILWVGFSSSLELFHVDMCKVFNMGDIFSLSKKETRVQNGLQGGGSEVAARALSVPDLNQPQSTSLPAEFESHERSTMEKDISQLDHMIDDMEMKVNVLRWMVEPHGPQYPDPLSSTDSASLLSVDEEQPGHQHLHQRRKLFVLLLLVAVVLVVATLSICIVFFS
- the mcur1 gene encoding mitochondrial calcium uniporter regulator 1, translated to MVLKQCHSRLKLGVNHQEKWYDLSFNQGRVNSVMTATISSNMSCLTAANTLPCVRCIITQPFRSFEKPVWRGRHAGQKIVHLSAGTYMTARGLSTSIPALQHLDRSVPKSEGGKLLFDTHAVVRLFEENGFTTQQAEVIVKILVKMTTSNMDVIYSDMVTKVQQEIMLQRLMSQIASVKKDMLILEKSEFSTLLAENEKLKNELLHIKIQLADVMNKLRSDTIMDMNLEKSRSKELKIENEKLLLETRTEIMEMTAEQDRHLTQTNMKIDTEVAGLKTMLESHKLDTIKYLAGSVFTCLTVVLGFYRIWM